TTTGTCTCTACTATTTAAAGATCAAAACTTAAGGAGCACATGCAGTATTGTGTGGACCACCCTGAGGAAATCAGCAAGCTTGCAAAGGTCAAAGCACAAGTCTCAGAGGTCAAAGGAGTTATGATGGAAAACATTGAGAAGGTTCATTCTTAAATCATCCAATGGTCTGCACATTATGTTCTTTAAAAACCATGATGCTCTTCAAAGGTTGTTGCTGATTCTATATTACAATTATGAAATTCAGGTTCTTGACCGTGGTGAGAAGATTGAACTGCTTGTCGACAAGACTGAAAACCTGAGATCTCAGGTATTAACGTTTTCCTTCATGATGTGCTGTACTAGTTTCTTTATCTTTGAAGTTACTGTTGTGTAACACAGAGAATTTAGAACTGCAAATCATCTTATAGAACTCAGGAATCTTTATACAATGGATTGCTATGGAGAAATTACTGATACATGTTAGTGTAGATCGCATGAGAGTATGGAGTATGGTAATGGTATGTTCTAGAATTTAGTGCATTATAATAAAAACATTCTGAATAAGATTTAAGTAGGACAAATCTAGTCTCTTTTACTCAATGCATCCAAAGCATTGTTACTAGAATTTTGATGGCTTTGTTAGTTGAAGCATCATTGTTAGTAGGGAAGGGATGGTTTCATTAATTGAAACATCAATATTACTGGACTTCTATGGTAGTTGAAATGTTATCATCTCTAGAAtaatttttcagaatttttggaACATATATGCCAAGATACAAGATTGCCCTAAAGAACAAGATATCTCGTGGTCTGTTTTAGCCTATGTATTTCTGTTTTGAGCTGACTAGAAAGCTTCCATGTCGATGCTGGTGTACATATGTAGAAGTACCGCATTATGGTTCCAAAGGTGATCTGGCTTACTGTTGATATGGTATAGCATTATTACTGTGCTGCGACTGACATGtagtaatcctccacaccatctgCTGTTATAACTGATGTGCACCCGGCTAGGCAGAAGGAAATTATGAACTATTTTAACTCATTAATTAACTCAGCAACTTTTGATGTATAATACATTATTACTATGCTACAACAAGCATATAGATTCCTTCTTACCATCTATTATACTGTTCAAGCTGAATAATTTGATGCACAATGAGATGCTTGTAGTGGTTGGAGATGCTTGTAATGATATGCAACTATCTGAGCTTTGCTTATTTAGCTCCTATGAGCGATGGGAAGTAGCAGCTGTTGAAATTAACTGGATTAAACAGTGTGAGACACAATATAGATGCTTTGGATGATACTGTTAAAGAAAACCAATGAATGGTGGCACTTATGGATTATGCACTTTATTCTGTCTTGGCATTTTGGAAATGCACATAGCTTTCTTCGTTCTTAAATCAAAACTATGGGTTGCAGGCACAAGATTTCAGACAGCAGGGTACAAAGGTGCGGCGAAAGATGTGGTTACAAAACATGAAGATCAAGCTGATCGTCCTGGGCATCATCATCGcgctcatcctcatcatcatcctGTCCGTGTGCCATGGCTTCAAGTGCAAGTGAGGGTGTTGGCTTCCCAGTCCTCCACATTCACCTTGCCCCCCATAATACCGCCTATTCCTGGCGAAAAAAAAgaccatatgtttttttttgttctgttaGTCATGAGTCCTGCCCCGATTCTTGGGTGTTCGAGTGTCCCTGATGTCGCGCTTGATTGGTGTCGGATAGTGACTGGGTTTATGGGTCGGAGTCCCGTGTATTTTTGGACGCTATTCATGTATAGCCTGTATGCTACCCTCTTTTCGCTCTGCTATATGAGTAGTAGGTGTTACTACGTTTGTTCCCCCACTTTATATCTTCTCTTACTCCACAGCTAAATCTTAGTAAGAAGGAACAACTTGCATTTTCAAACCTGTGATCTTCATAAATAATTTTGATTTTGGAGAGATTATTACTCGATGACCTTGAAGATCGATGGTAGTTCTGGTTGCAGGTCCATCAAGGAAATTGCTCCTGAAGATGGACCACTTTCTTGATTTGTCTAACTTATTTTAAGGCCAGGCAGTTCTTTTGCATCTAGAATTCGTGGCTGGTTTTGTGAATTTGCCCCTGGTTTACAGGATTTCCATTAGACGACACCAGTAGAGAACAAGAGATGCCTTTGATCACATTAAGCTAATATGGCAACACGCGTACGCTATGGTGAGTTAGTGACACTGACGTTGCAAAGGGCGTAACCTTTACGTTTTTCGAAGTGTAAACATAGGAAAACAGACTACTCCTTCCGTTAGACTACTCCTTCCATTTCATAAAAAACCAAACCAACGTACTCTACATAAAACGAGATTTGATGTTCTTGTCCTAGGttggtttgtttgtttgtttttgttttgttttgttttttttttttttgcggagaGGGTACTTCTCTAGCCGTTTCACGAAATTGATCAGGAATCGTAAACTCTGCGTTGCATTACCTTTCTTCATGTCATTCTCTTCCCCTTGCAGCTGCCGTCCAAGTTTAGAGAGATGGCAACCTTTAATTTAACCTTTCTACCAGTATATGCCAACACTAGCATCTAAAACCCTCCTTGTGACTCGGATTTGCTCTTTTGCTACTGCTTTCCACGATTCAGTGGTAGGATCACATTCTATTTCTTCGCAAGCTCCAGCTGCAAAAGGTCGGTGCTGCTTACTAGCTGTCCAATTATTTAGATGCTGAGTGCTGACTGTACGTTTTGAAAATGGTCAAGCACTTAACCCCAGGGATTGTGACTCTCTAGTGTGTAGATGCTATTTTGGCTGCGAAGGTATCCTAGTTATAGGGAGCAGTATTAAGGAGCAAGGAATACTGGCGGCGTTCTTTCAAAGGACATTGGGGAGAGATTGGGGAGACTCTaactcgttttccacgcgcacgcttcccaaactattaaacggtacgtttttttaaaattttctatagaaaaattgctttaaaaaatcatattagtccatttttgaaatttaaaatagttaatactcaattaattatacacTAATGGTTTacttcgttttgcgtatctCCCTAATCTTCTCTATCTCCCCTCTCTCAAACTCAGCTAGCTAACTGTGATTCCGAAATGGTAAACACTGTAGAGTTTTGCCAATAATAAGCGAAATTTAAAATAAGCTTAGTGCATACAAATTATACCAATATATTCAAGGAAAATCTAGGATGCAATTGCTACCTGGGTTGCCTGTGAACCCATCAAGCCGATAAACTGGGCGCAATCAACCACGGTACACTACTGGTGGGAATCGCTTGCAACACGTCAAGGTGCACCCAAGCATGGGACTCGATTCCTAATCCTTCTAATCTCTTGGGAAATTTGAAAGGAGCGAAACCAACGAATTTTCCGAAACAAGGAACTAACCATGGTGGCCCTAATCTCGAAGATTAAGGAAGAGGCAAAATCTTGGGCTATGGCGGGAGCCAAACGCCTAGCAGAGATGTTACCGTAGACCCCAACCGTGATGctgtaaatattttttcgtTAGCTCTAAATTTACCCTCTATATTCAATGAATAGGTAAGCTTTGCctttcgttaaaaaaaaccaatatatTCGTATTTTTTTGACATAAATATGATGATCCTTGCAGTACTATAACAGTTCCAGGTGGAAATGAACGCATGATTCTCAATACACTAGGGAAGGAAATAATATTGGATTGAAGTGCTCTAACACCTCAAATTCCATGAATtgaaaaaacacaagaaaacTGCAAGAATGGCCGTTTGGATGTAGCATAGGAAAAAATACAGGAATTATATAAGATAGATAGAcaccaagattttttttaagaggtTGGAACTCATGTTAGaattcctttaaaattcctatgttttgaGCTAATCCAAAGAAAATTCATAAGATTTTTTGATAGCTATTCCTTTGATTCAGGTAACCATATAGGAAGAATTTTCCATAGGATCGAAATCCTCTGGTGATCCTTTGTTCCGAAGGAGCCCTAAAATGTCAATTTCAACAATCGATGATACCCCGGCCCGGCCATATATGGTTGCACATGTGTAACTATGTGAATATATGAAAGTGCAATATATTGTGATGCAGATGCAAAGTATATACATGTGGtacccgcaaaaaaaaaagagaaaaaaaactaagctGAAACTGAACTGAAAGTTTGAAAGTTCCAAGTACTTGAAGCTGGACAAGCTAGCTAACGTCAGCCATGAGAAAGCAAAGCAGCATACATGGGGCTatcaagctagctagccaacATCACCCATGAGAAACCAAAGAAGCACAGCCAAATTGCTgtatatattttctttaaaaaatattaagatTGGCTGGCTTGCAACAAATTACCGAGTTAAATTTAGGCCGGCGTAAATGACATCGACGAATAAGGTAAAACCTGTCTCACAATACTGTCGACATATTTGAGAAAACCATTTGGTTCTATGACATCGAAAGATGTTTATTTGCCTGTCTGGCTATATGCACCCCCTTGTCCCCCAGCTTAGTGTGTTGCTTTCACTGGCAAGTTTAATTTCAATTTTAATTACCTTATTACCTTGTTGATTTCACCGTCTTAGAATTGATTCTTCCTCCGGTGATTCCAATGCACATAATGTAGACGCCACATAGTGATGCtacgtactccatccgtcccataaaaaaccaacctaataccgggtatgacacatcctaatattacgaatctagatatatatgtacagattcatcgtactagaatatgttacatctagttgtagatttattttttatgagacggagggagtactactttgCATATAATCTCGTTCTTAATCTCGCAATAATCACTACCTAATTAGCTTTACTAATACATCCATAATCCTAGTACTAGTAGCTTAAGCTACCCATAGTTTCACATActaattactactactacttgacACACACACACGCTCAGTGAGGCGATCGAGGatgcagggcggcggcggcgcggcgtcggcggcggcggcggcggcggcggcggcgacgcagcaGCACCGGGAGCTGCTCGAGCGGTACGAGCTGGTGCGGGTGCGGGGGCGCGGTAGCTTCGCGCAGGTGTGGGaggctcgccaccgccgcaccggCCTCAGCGTCGCCGTCAAGATCCTCAACCTCGCCGGACTTCTCGCCAGCGGCATCCCCATCCGCAAAGGCAAGCAGCCACCGccttcgtcttcttcttcttcttcctctccgatCGTCGAGCTCGAGCGATCCGTCTCTCATCTTGAATTCttgattttctttctctcctgaATTttcgatcggcggcggcggcggcagtggagaGGGAGATCGCGGTGATGAGGCTGCTGAACCACCCGCACATCGTGCGGTTCCACGAggcgatcgccggcggcgacggcggcggccacgtgTACATCGTGATGGAGCTCGCGACGCAGGGGCAGCTCTACGATTACGTCACCCAGCTcggccgcctccgcgaggatgaCGCTCGCAGGATCTTCCAGCAGGTTGAAAACCCTGCTTTCTTCAGCTCTTCACAAGTTCAGAGTtaacaaaaaagaagaagaactcTGCATTTTTGCACCGATTTATTGCTCCCCATTTTGAACTGAAATTTCGACAATGATTTGTGTTAGTCTACGAGATTTTTTTATGGTTTGATGAACGCCGATTTCCATGTTCCAAACTTTGAAAAATTTTACTCTGAGAAAGAGGAGAAAGAAAGTCAGACGACATAAACATTTTAATGAAATGTTGTTAATTTGATGATGCAACAAcgaatgcattttttttaattggtcAATTCGATGGAGGCAGATTATATCAGGCGCCGAATACTGCCACCACAACATGGTCGTCCACCGTGACCTGAAACTGGAGAACATCCTGATGGATTCAGAGATGAACGTCAAGATCGTCGACTTCGGTTTCAGCAAGTTCTTCAGGCACAACAAGGTGCTCAGCGCGTCATGCGGAAGCCGAGAATATGCCGCTCCCGAGGTCAGccacaaattcacaaatattCTTTTTCTCATATGAAATATTCCTAACCATTCCAAAATACATAGAcggaaatgcttatattttggaacggaccGGAGAGAATACATAGTTCAATGTCAATACGCCTAGTAATTAGAAGAAATTTAAGtgttaaaaaaaaggagttACATGTCGTCGTCGATCATATAGTAACTTGGGGAATGTATTGAAATTCATATGTGAGATGTTTATGTTGCTTATTGTAATTTGTATTGTAGCTACTCGCGGGTAGAAAATATGTTGGTCCACCTGTGGATGTTTGGAGCTGTGGAGTAATCCTTTACATCCTCTTCTGTGGACGCTTGCCCTTTGACAGCGCCGATGTATCAGAGCTGCACAGGATCATCAAGGTAGGAAATTACTCTTCGAATTCTAATCACAATAGTTACAATATCTAATTAACCGTGTTAATATTAACAAAAAGAATGACTTTGATATAAACATAAACAACGTATATGAAGTTATCTGAATTAGAAgttcctgagttcaaatcttgtAGTATATAGCCTAGTAgttacagtgacctgagtagtaccccaaggtcctgagttcaaatcttctatggagcgaatttcagattgggttgttttcggggctaagttccctatttcaatggccgtatatatccggttggatatagaggccgggtaaaaaaatacccttatctaaaaaaaaatctgaattagAAGTTCAACATCATGGATACTAAAATGTCAATTGTAAAACAGCTGACAATAAATTATTCGACCGAATGACTGTAGACCGGCCAACAAATACGGTATAATAAGAAGTTATAAACTGTGAATTGTAAAAcatctgaaaaaaatatattattcagCTGAATTACTC
The window above is part of the Oryza sativa Japonica Group chromosome 7, ASM3414082v1 genome. Proteins encoded here:
- the LOC4342638 gene encoding vesicle-associated membrane protein 721; amino-acid sequence: MGQQSLIYAFVARGTVVLAEYTEFTGNFTTIAAQCLQKLPASNNKFTYNCDGHTFNYLVEDGFTYCVVAVESVGRQIPIAFLDRVKEDFTKRYGGGKAATAAANSLNREFGSKLKEHMQYCVDHPEEISKLAKVKAQVSEVKGVMMENIEKVLDRGEKIELLVDKTENLRSQAQDFRQQGTKVRRKMWLQNMKIKLIVLGIIIALILIIILSVCHGFKCK